The following are from one region of the Silene latifolia isolate original U9 population chromosome 9, ASM4854445v1, whole genome shotgun sequence genome:
- the LOC141600352 gene encoding ABC transporter C family member 2-like: MAIKPLDWYCEPVADGVWGSAVNNALGAFTPCATQSIVVGVSYLLLICLCVYRIWLTYKDLTVKKYSLRSKYYNYFLGFLAAYCTAEPFVRLIMRISVFNLDGQAGLAPYEVVSLIIESLAWLSVLIMIGVENKVYICEFRWFVRFALIYALVGDAVMLNLVISVKEYYERSVLYLYLSEVVIQGLFGVLLLFYIPSLDPFPGYTTLRDESIDDSEYVELPGGEQICPERHANIIAKIFFSWMNPIMELGYKRPLTEKDVWKLDTWDQTETLFSSFDKCWVEESQKPKPWILRPLNRSLGGRFWWGGFWKIGNDLSQFVGPLLLNSLLKSMQRGDPAWIGYIYAFSIFVGVVLGVLCEAQYFQNVMRVGYRLRSTLIASVFRKSLRLTHESRKKFPSGKITNMMTTDAESLQQVCQSLHTLWSAPFRIVIAMVLLFRELGMASIIGALMLVLLFPLQTYIISKMQKLTKEGLQRTDKRIGLMNEILAAMDTVKCYAWEDSFQSKVQSIRGEELSWFRKSQLLAACNSFLLNSIPVVVTVVSFGVFSLLGGDLTPARAFTSLSLFAVLRFPLFMLPNVITQVVNANVSLKRLEELLLAEDRVLLPNPPSEPGLPAVSIRNGKFAWDSKAEKPTLTEVNLDISSGSLVAVVGGTGEGKTSLISAMLGELPPLSSDTSAVIRGTAAYVPQVSWIFNATVRDNILFGAPFDSARYERALDVAALRHDLELLPGGDLTEIGERGVNISGGQKQRVSMARAVYSNSEVYIFDDPLSALDAHVGRQVFEKCIKGELSGKTRILVTNQLHFLSQVDRIILVHDGTIMEEGTFEELSENGLMFQKLMENAGKMEDYSEENQDVENNDEKAQKPVANGILDEKLKDSSHSKKSSDGKSVLIKKEERETGVVSWNVLMRYKNALGGTWVVMILLSCYVLTEVLRVSSSTWLSAWTDQSSSTRYSPLFYNAIYALLSFGQVLVTLLNSYWLITSSLYAAKKLHDAMLGSILRAPMVFFHTNPLGRVINRFAKDLGDIDRNVAVFGNMFLNQVSQLLSTFVLIGIVSTMSLWAIMPLLVLFYGAYLYYQSTAREVKRLDSITRSPVYAQFGEALNGLSTIRAYKAYDRMARINGKSMDNNIRFTLVNMSGNRWLGIRLETIGGLMIWLTATFAVMQNGRAENQEAFASTMGLLLSYSLNITSLLTGVLRLASLAENSFNAVERAGTYIDLPSEAPAVIESNRPPPAWPSSGSIKFEDVVMRYRPELPPVLHGVSFSVPPSDKVGIVGRTGAGKSSMLNALFRIVELERGRILIDDYDIANFGLTDLRRVLGIIPQAPVLFSGSVRFNLDPFAEHNDADLWEALERAHLKEVIRRNPLGLEFEVSEAGENFSVGQRQLLSLARALLRRSKILVLDEATAAVDVRTDALIQKTIREEFKSCTMLIIAHRLNTIIDCDRVLLLEAGKVVEYDTPERLLMKEESAFSKMVQSTGAANAQYLRSLAFGGERESRSIGDETNKLDGERRWLASSRWAAAAQFALAVSLTSSQNDLQRLEIDDEDNILRKTKEAVITLQGVLEGKHDKVIEETLEQYQVPKDRWWSSLYKVVEGLAVMGRLSKSRLHHPDYNFDDKTIDWDRVEN, translated from the exons ATGGCTATAAAGCCATTGGATTGGTATTGTGAACCAGTGGCTGACGGAGTTTGGGGATCAGCAGTCAATAATGCTTTAGGCGCTTTCACACCATGTGCCACTCAAAGTATTGTCGTTGGTGTATCTTATTTGCTTCTCATCTGTCTTTGTGTCTACCGGATATGGCTAACTTACAAAGACCTTACAGTCAAGAAATATTCTTTGAGGTCCAAATACTATAATTACTTCCTCGGTTTTTTGGCCGCTTACTGCACTGCTGAGCCTTTTGTCAGGTTGATTATGCGCATTTCTGTCTTCAATTTGGACGGCCAAGCTGGTCTCGCACCTTATGAG GTCGTCTCATTGATAATTGAGAGTCTGGCCTGGCTCTCCGTGTTGATCATGATTGGAGTAGAAAACAAAGTGTACATTTGTGAATTCAGATGGTTTGTCAGATTTGCTCTCATTTATGCTCTGGTTGGAGATGCTGTCATGCTTAATCTTGTGATCTCTGTGAAAGAATATTATGAGAG GTCTGTGCTGTACTTGTACCTCAGTGAGGTAGTTATCCAG GGCCTCTTTGGGGTACTTCTTCTGTTTTATATTCCAAGTCTTGACCCTTTTCCGGGATACACAACGTTAAGAGATGAATCAATCGACGACAGTGAGTATGTAGAACTTCCGGGAGGAGAGCAAATCTGTCCGGAGAGGCATGCTAACATAATTGCCA AAATTTTCTTTTCATGGATGAACCCCATCATGGAATTGGGTTATAAAAGGCCCTTGACGGAAAAAGATGTATGGAAGCTGGACACGTGGGACCAGACTGAGACATTGTTTAGCAG CTTTGACAAGTGTTGGGTTGAAGAATCTCAGAAGCCGAAACCATGGATATTAAGGCCGCTAAATCGTAGTCTTGGGGGAAG GTTTTGGTGGGGCGGTTTCTGGAAG ATTGGCAACGATCTTTCACAATTTGTCGGCCCACTTTTGCTCAACAGCCTTCTAAAG TCCATGCAACGAGGTGATCCAGCTTGGATAGGCTACATCTACGCATTTTCGATCTTTGTTGGTGTG GTATTGGGGGTCTTGTGTGAAGCACAGTATTTCCAAAATGTTATGCGTGTTGGTTACCGGCTTCGATCAACATTG ATTGCTTCGGTGTTTCGCAAGTCTCTAAGACTAACTCATGAGAGTCGAAAAAAATTTCCTAGTGGGAAAATTACAAACATGATGACAACTGATGCTGAATCCCTCCAG CAAGTTTGCCAGTCACTTCACACGCTGTGGTCTGCTCCATTTCGTATTGTTATTGCTATGGTCCTTCTATTCAGAGAGCTCGGAATGGCCTCCATCATTGGTGCTCTAATGCTTGTTTTGCTTTTCCCTTTACAG ACGTATATCATCAGCAAGATGCAGAAGTTGACCAAAGAGGGTTTACAGCGCACTGACAAGAGAATTGGCCTTATGAATGAAATATTGGCTGCTATGGATACTGTAAA ATGCTATGCATGGGAGGATAGTTTCCAATCAAAGGTCCAAAGCATACGAGGGGAGGAGCTATCATGGTTTCGCAAGAGTCAACTACTAGCAGCG TGCAACAGCTTTCTTTTAAACAGTATACCTGTCGTGGTGACTGTTGTATCTTTTGGAGTGTTCTCTTTGCTTGGAGGTGATTTGACGCCAGCAAGAGCATTTACATCGCTCTCATTATTTGCAGTTCTCCGGTTTCCTCTGTTTATGCTCCCGAACGTTATAACTCAG GTAGTGAATGCAAACGTATCATTGAAGCGGTTAGAAGAACTTTTGCTTGCCGAGGACAGAGTTCTTTTGCCAAATCCCCCTTCTGAACCTGGATTGCCAGCTGTCTCAATAAGAAACGGGAAGTTTGCATGGGATTCCAAG GCGGAGAAGCCGACACTGACTGAGGTGAACTTGGATATATCCAGTGGCAGTTTGGTTGCCGTGGTTGGCGGAACTGGAGAGGGAAAGACATCACTGATATCTGCAATGCTTGGAGAGCTTCCACCATTATCTTCTGACACAAGTGCAGTAATTAGAGGCACAGCTGCTTATGTGCCTCAAGTTTCATGGATTTTCAATGCAACT GTGCGCGACAATATTTTATTTGGAGCTCCTTTTGATTCAGCTAGATATGAGAGGGCTTTAGATGTGGCTGCCTTGCGGCATGACTTGGAATTACTTCCT GGTGGTGATCTTACTGAGATTGGTGAAAGAGGAGTTAACATCAGTGGCGGGCAAAAACAAAGAGTTTCAATGGCTCGGGCTGTTTATTCGAATTCAGAAGTTTACATATTTGATGACCCTTTAAGTGCTTTAGATGCTCATGTGGGTCGGCAG GTTTTTGAGAAATGTATCAAGGGAGAACTGAGCGGAAAAACTAGGATTCTTGTCACAAACCAATTGCATTTTCTGTCACAAGTTGATAGAATCATTTTGGTCCATGATGGCACTATTATGGAAGAAGGGACTTTTGAGGAGTTATCTGAAAATGGGTTAATGTTCCAAAAGTTAATGGAAAATGCGGGAAAAATGGAAGATTATTCAGAAGAGAACCAAGATGTTGAGAACAATGACGAAAAGGCCCAAAAACCTGTAGCAAATGGCATCTTGGATGAAAAATTAAAAGATTCATCTCATTCTAAAAAATCAAGTGATGGAAAATCTGTTTTGATCAAGAAGGAAGAACGGGAGACTGGTGTTGTTAGTTGGAATGTCTTGATGAG GTACAAGAATGCGCTTGGAGGGACATGGGTGGTTATGATTCTACTGTCATGCTATGTCTTGACAGAAGTGTTGCGTGTTTCAAGTAGCACATGGTTGAGTGCTTGGACAGATCAAAGCTCCTCAACACGTTATTCTCCATTGTTTTACAACGCTATCTATGCACTGTTATCATTTGGCCAG GTCCTTGTCACCTTGTTGAATTCTTATTGGTTGATCACTTCAAGTCTTTATGCTGCTAAGAAACTTCATGATGCTATGCTTGGCTCTATTTTACGGGCTCCTATGGTCTTCTTCCACACCAATCCCCTTGGACGAGTGATCAACAGATTTGCGAAAGACCTTGGTGATATAGATCGAAATGTTGCTGTATTTGGAAACATGTTCCTCAACCAAGTATCACAACTTCTTTCCACTTTTGTACTTATTGGAATCGTGAGCACTATGTCCCTCTGGGCAATAATGCCTCTTCTTGTCTTGTTCTATGGTGCCTATCTATACTATCAG AGCACCGCCCGAGAGGTCAAACGACTAGATTCTATTACCAGATCACCTGTTTATGCTCAATTTGGAGAAGCATTAAATGGGCTATCAACCATCCGAGCTTACAAGGCTTATGATAGAATGGCCAGAATCAACGGGAAGTCCATGGATAATAACATTAGATTCACTCTGGTGAACATGAGTGGGAACCGGTGGCTTGGTATCCGTTTAGAAACGATAGGGGGTCTTATGATATGGCTTACGGCAACTTTTGCTGTCATGCAGAATGGAAGGGCAGAGAACCAAGAGGCATTTGCCTCTACTATGGGTTTGCTCCTAAGCTATTCCCTTAATATCACAAGTCTGTTAACCGGTGTACTGAGGCTTGCTAGTCTCGCAGAAAATAGTTTTAATGCCGTTGAACGGGCGGGGACCTATATTGATTTGCCATCTGAGGCACCAGCCGTTATTGAAAGCAATCGGCCACCTCCTGCATGGCCTTCCTCCGGGTCTATCAAGTTTGAGGATGTGGTGATGCGTTACCGACCTGAACTCCCTCCTGTACTTCATGGTGTTTCATTTTCAGTACCCCCTAGTGATAAAGTTGGCATAGTTGGGCGAACAGGTGCTGGAAAATCTAGCATGCTCAATGCGTTATTTCGTATAGTAGAACTTGAAAGAGGGAGGATACTGATTGATGACTATGATATTGCCAACTTTGGACTGACTGATCTTCGTCGAGTGCTTGGTATCATACCTCAAGCGCCTGTTTTGTTCTCAG GATCTGTACGATTTAATCTTGATCCTTTTGCTGAACACAATGATGCTGATCTGTGGGAAGCTTTGGAAAGGGCCCATCTGAAGGAGGTCATCAGGAGGAATCCTTTAGGTCTGGAGTTTGAG GTCTCAGAAGCTGGGGAAAACTTCAGTGTTGGGCAGCGGCAACTGCTTAGTCTTGCAAGGGCTTTGCTCCGAAGGTCAAAAATTTTAGTTCTTGATGAAGCAACTGCCGCAGTTGATGTTAGAACCGATGCTCTAATCCAGAAGACAATTCGAGAAGAATTTAAATCATGTACTATGCTCATCATTGCACATAGATTGAACACTATAATTGACTGTGACCGCGTCCTTCTACTCGAAGCTGGCAAG GTGGTGGAATACGATACACCAGAGAGGCTTCTGATGAAGGAAGAAAGTGCTTTCTCTAAGATGGTTCAAAGTACAGGAGCCGCAAATGCGCAGTATTTGCGCAGCCTAGCATTCGGTGGTGAAAGAGAGAGTAGGTCAATTGGAGATGAGACTAATAAGCTTGATGGAGAAAGGAGGTGGTTAGCATCTTCAAGGTGGGCAGCCGCAGCTCAGTTTGCCCTAGCCGTCAGCCTAACGTCATCGCAAAATGACCTTCAGCGGTTAGAGATCGATGATGAGGATAATATCCTGAGGAAGACGAAGGAGGCCGTCATAACACTACAGGGGGTTTTAGAAGGAAAGCATGACAAAGTTATTGAGGAGACACTTGAGCAATACCAAGTACCTAAAGATCGATGGTGGTCATCTCTATATAAAGTAGTTGAAG GTCTTGCCGTGATGGGTAGGTTGTCGAAAAGTAGGCTTCATCATCCTGACTACAATTTTGATGACAAGACGATTGACTGGGATCGTGTtgaaaattaa
- the LOC141600351 gene encoding putative zinc finger CCHC domain-containing protein At4g19190 — protein sequence MEDEEGGGGGGVSNLRKRLTEKGGEVDYKTTSGTAWSHNFLNQKPWHPLSYPNQRRKWIAEQTHAQRERRTDEVAREYAQEQDFLRQTSLLSQKEKQKVDLMQAVSFMYVRPPGYNAESAKAAEILDSTATTAATAAAADIEGPVREDKKKARPKDVFGRSLPTEEQFAVLKNAPRLETGVAGRAKPFAVEIRNVKCARCGNFGHQSGDRDCPLKDVIMPNEESRLKRDDPLTTIMAHIDSTEPLKWELKQKPGISPPRGGFQPDDPNQQIVAEDIFDEYGGFLSGGSIPELLTNFSSKKHKKKKSGRKSKHKKRRSSTSSCEDTSSGGDTDSDYDRKNSKKSKSKTKLPTDSDEDSDSDKYKKSRKEHRQKREKSKKSLSDGSGDERYYSKNRHNCSHKADNMDSSKYRATHNDRLSDFERKLSSKGKRSSNYKTTKNDAGFSSSDNSETERRRRKHRYSESILSEKLESDRYRRGRRH from the exons ATGGAAGacgaagaaggaggaggaggaggaggagtatcAAATCTAAGGAAGAGATTAACAGAGAAAGGAggagaagttgattacaagacgACATCAGGAACAGCTTGGAGTCACAATTTTCTAAATCAAAAACCATGGCATCCATTATCATACCCTAATCAAAGACGTAAATGGATCGCTGAACAAACACATGCTCAGCGCGAACGCCGTACTGATGAAGTCGCTCGCGAGTATGCCCAAGAACAAGACTTCCTTCGTCAGACATCTCTTCTTTCTCAAAAGGAGAAACAAAAGGTGGATCTTATGCAAGCTGTTAGTTTTATGTATGTTCGTCCACCTGGGTATAATGCTGAAAGTGCTAAAGCTGCTGAGATTCTAGATTCTACTGCTActactgctgctactgctgctgctgctgacaTTGAAGGACCTGTCAGGGAAGATAAAAAGAAAGCGAGGCCCAAAGATGTGTTTGGTCGTTCTTTGCCAACTGAAGAACAATTTGCTGTCCTCAAGAATGCACCCAG GTTGGAGACTGGAGTTGCTGGTAGGGCTAAACCTTTTGCTGTTGAAATTCGAAATGTCAAATGTGCAAGGTGTGGAAATTTCGGTCACCAAAGCGGTGATCGTGACTGTCCATTGAAGGATGTTATAATGCCTAATGAGGAGAGTAGGCTCAAAAGAGATGATCCTTTGACAACTATCATGGCTCACATCGATTCAACTGAG CCACTCAAGTGGGAATTGAAACAAAAACCTGGCATAAGCCCTCCTCGTGGTGGCTTTCAGCCTGATGATCCTAACCAGCAAATAGTTGCCGAGGACATTTTTGATGAGTATGGTG GGTTTCTTAGTGGCGGGAGCATACCAGAGTTGCTGACTAATTTCTCCTCCAAAAAGCACAAAAAGAAGAAGTCTggaaggaaaagcaagcataagaaacggCGATCTTCCACATCTAGTTGTGAAGACACTAGCTCTGGTGGTGATACTGATAGTGACTATGATCGAAAGAATTCGAAAAAGAGCAAGAGTAAAACAAAATTACCCACCGACAGTGATGAAGATAGTGATAGTGATAAATACAAGAAATCAAGGAAAGAACACAGGCAGAAGAGGGAGAAGAGCAAAAAGTCTTTATCAGATGGGTCTGGTGATGAGAGATATTACTCAAAGAACCGACACAACTGCTCACATAAAGCTGACAATATGGATTCCAGTAAATACAGGGCGACACATAATGATAGATTGTCCGACTTCGAGAGGAAGCTGAGCAGCAAAGGCAAGAGAAGCAGCAATTACAAGACCACTAAGAATGATGCTGGATTCAGTTCATCAGACAATTCAGAAACAGAGAGACGTAGACGGAAACATAGATATTCTGAGAGTATATTGTCAGAGAAACTGGAGTCAGATAGATATCGGAGAGGAAGAAGGCATTGA